In Aquimarina sp. TRL1, a single window of DNA contains:
- a CDS encoding Lrp/AsnC family transcriptional regulator: protein MEYLDQTDLTILRILQKDAKKTAKEIAEILNITPSPVYERIRRLEKQGYIKKYVAILDKDLINRSITTICQVSMRYHDEAFIEKFEEQIQSLEEVQECYHMAGQIDFVLKINVKSLEEYHDFVKYKLSKIENIGVLNSTFVLKEIKHTSEFFIG, encoded by the coding sequence ATGGAATATTTAGACCAAACCGACCTAACAATTTTGAGGATTTTGCAAAAAGATGCTAAAAAAACTGCTAAAGAAATAGCAGAAATCCTCAACATTACTCCATCTCCTGTCTATGAAAGAATCCGTCGGCTGGAAAAACAGGGGTACATTAAGAAATATGTTGCCATTCTGGACAAGGATCTTATCAATCGTTCTATTACAACTATATGTCAGGTATCAATGCGATATCACGATGAGGCTTTTATAGAAAAATTCGAAGAACAAATTCAAAGCCTGGAAGAAGTGCAGGAATGTTACCATATGGCAGGACAGATTGACTTTGTTTTAAAAATAAACGTAAAAAGCCTTGAGGAATATCATGATTTTGTCAAGTACAAACTATCTAAGATTGAAAACATTGGTGTACTAAACAGTACTTTTGTTTTAAAAGAGATCAAACATACTTCTGAATTTTTTATCGGATAA
- a CDS encoding NAD-dependent epimerase/dehydratase family protein — translation MQTVVLVIGANGQLGSVLTQTLQEKFGKENVIASDLREKEGYSGIFEIIDATDSERIQEIVTRYKVTQIYHLAAILSAKGEEVPLRTWDINMKTLFNVLEIARTNSIDRVFYPSSIAVFGANATPLNTPNNENLSPTTVYGISKAAGENWAQYYFEKYGVDIRSLRYPGVIGYQSLPGGGTTDYAVDIYHKAVQEQEFSCFLKEDTMLPMIFMEDAIRATIELMEAPKESIKIRTSYNLAGVSFSPDEIIAEIQKIYPNFKVKFEPDFRQDIAASWPRSIDDTEAKKDWGWEPEYTLEKITQIMIQKLREQYKNQTNLI, via the coding sequence ATGCAGACCGTTGTATTAGTAATTGGAGCAAATGGACAATTAGGTTCTGTTTTGACACAGACCTTGCAAGAGAAATTTGGGAAAGAAAATGTGATCGCTTCTGATTTAAGGGAAAAAGAAGGGTATAGCGGAATTTTTGAAATAATTGATGCTACTGATAGTGAGCGAATTCAGGAAATAGTAACTCGATATAAGGTCACTCAAATATACCATCTGGCGGCTATTTTATCTGCTAAGGGAGAAGAAGTCCCTTTGAGAACTTGGGATATCAATATGAAAACACTTTTTAATGTGTTGGAAATTGCCAGAACAAATTCGATTGATCGGGTTTTTTATCCGAGTTCAATAGCTGTATTTGGGGCAAATGCAACTCCGTTGAATACGCCTAATAATGAGAATCTAAGTCCTACAACTGTATATGGTATTAGCAAGGCAGCCGGAGAGAACTGGGCGCAATACTATTTTGAGAAATACGGAGTGGATATACGCTCATTGCGTTATCCGGGGGTGATTGGATATCAGTCATTACCAGGAGGAGGAACCACTGATTATGCAGTAGATATTTATCACAAAGCTGTACAGGAACAAGAGTTCAGCTGCTTTTTGAAAGAAGACACGATGCTTCCAATGATCTTTATGGAAGATGCTATAAGGGCTACTATAGAATTGATGGAAGCCCCTAAGGAAAGTATAAAAATAAGAACATCTTATAATCTGGCTGGCGTAAGTTTTTCTCCGGATGAAATTATAGCGGAGATTCAAAAAATATATCCTAATTTTAAAGTAAAATTTGAACCTGATTTCCGCCAGGATATTGCTGCAAGTTGGCCGAGATCAATTGATGATACCGAAGCAAAAAAAGACTGGGGATGGGAACCGGAATATACACTGGAAAAAATCACTCAGATAATGATCCAAAAATTAAGAGAGCAATATAAGAACCAAACGAATCTGATCTAA
- the kbl gene encoding glycine C-acetyltransferase, which yields MFSNIKESLQKELEEIKAAGLYKAERIITTPQGAAIDTETNKDVLNFCANNYLGLSSHPDVIEAGKAAIDSHGYGMSSVRFICGTQDIHKELERKTADFLGMEDCILYAAAFDANGGVFEPILGAEDAIISDALNHASIIDGVRLCKAKRFRYTHNDMKDLEEQLKQASGSRRILIVTDGSFSMDGTIAQLDKICDLADAYGAMVMIDECHSTGFLGKTGRGTHEYRDVMGRVDIITGTYGKALGGASGGFTAAKKEIVEMLRQRSRPYLFSNTVAPSIVGASIKVLDLLTSSTALRDKLEENTKYFREEMTNAGFDIIPGDHPIVPIMLYEATLAQEFAAKLLEEGIYVIGFFYPVVPKGKARIRVQLSAGHEREHLEKAVKAFVKVGKELKVI from the coding sequence ATGTTTTCTAATATAAAAGAAAGTTTACAAAAAGAACTTGAAGAAATTAAAGCTGCCGGATTGTATAAGGCAGAAAGAATTATTACAACTCCACAGGGAGCAGCAATTGATACAGAAACCAATAAAGATGTGTTGAATTTCTGTGCAAATAACTATTTGGGATTATCTTCTCATCCCGATGTGATCGAAGCAGGAAAGGCTGCGATTGATTCACATGGATATGGGATGTCATCAGTACGTTTTATTTGCGGGACACAGGATATACACAAGGAATTAGAGAGAAAAACGGCTGATTTCCTAGGAATGGAAGACTGTATTTTATATGCTGCTGCATTTGATGCTAATGGTGGAGTCTTCGAACCGATTTTAGGAGCAGAAGATGCTATTATATCAGATGCCCTTAATCATGCTTCGATCATAGATGGTGTTCGTTTGTGCAAGGCAAAACGTTTTCGTTATACTCATAATGATATGAAGGATCTCGAAGAACAACTGAAACAAGCTTCGGGATCAAGAAGAATATTGATTGTTACAGATGGGTCCTTCTCGATGGATGGAACAATAGCACAATTAGATAAAATCTGTGATTTGGCAGATGCGTATGGAGCAATGGTGATGATAGATGAATGTCATTCTACAGGATTCTTAGGGAAAACAGGAAGAGGAACTCATGAGTATAGAGACGTGATGGGGCGTGTTGATATCATTACAGGGACATATGGAAAAGCTTTAGGAGGAGCTTCAGGAGGATTTACAGCAGCAAAAAAAGAAATCGTGGAAATGCTTCGACAGCGATCCAGACCATATTTGTTTTCTAATACAGTAGCACCTTCAATTGTAGGAGCTTCTATAAAAGTATTGGATCTGTTGACTTCTTCTACTGCATTGAGAGATAAACTGGAAGAAAACACAAAGTATTTTAGAGAAGAAATGACAAATGCAGGGTTTGATATAATACCTGGGGATCATCCTATTGTACCAATTATGTTATATGAAGCGACATTGGCGCAAGAGTTTGCAGCAAAATTGCTAGAAGAAGGAATTTATGTAATTGGTTTTTTCTACCCGGTAGTCCCTAAAGGAAAAGCCAGAATACGAGTGCAATTGTCTGCAGGACATGAGCGGGAACATCTCGAAAAAGCAGTGAAAGCATTTGTGAAAGTAGGTAAAGAATTGAAAGTGATATAA
- a CDS encoding prephenate dehydratase — MKQKVAIQGIKGSYHHGVAQAYFGKEVDVLECMSFQELVHSVESKQSTDAVMAIENSIAGSIIPNYAYIDESDLRITGEYYQPIHHCLMALEGQQVQDIKEVYSHPMALLQCKEFFKTYPHIKLVEDVDTADVAKRIQENKWKGIAAVAGETAADIYQLDVLAKNIQTIKSNSTRFFILNSKENQTTNEVAVNKASLKFVTDHKRGSLATVLNVMSDCNLNLTKIQSLPVIDKPWKYSFFVDVTFEEYEDFGKAISIMKIMALELKILGEYKNNKG; from the coding sequence TTGAAACAAAAGGTAGCTATACAAGGAATAAAAGGGTCCTATCATCATGGGGTAGCACAAGCGTATTTTGGAAAAGAAGTAGATGTACTGGAGTGCATGTCTTTTCAGGAGTTAGTACATAGTGTAGAAAGTAAACAAAGTACGGATGCGGTCATGGCAATAGAGAATTCCATAGCAGGATCTATAATACCTAATTATGCGTACATAGATGAATCGGACTTACGAATCACTGGAGAATATTATCAGCCGATACATCATTGTTTAATGGCATTGGAAGGGCAGCAGGTACAGGATATAAAGGAAGTTTATTCACACCCGATGGCATTGTTACAATGCAAGGAGTTTTTCAAAACATATCCACACATAAAGTTGGTAGAAGATGTAGATACTGCAGATGTGGCTAAGAGGATTCAGGAGAATAAATGGAAAGGAATTGCAGCAGTAGCAGGAGAAACAGCAGCTGATATATACCAGTTGGATGTCCTGGCAAAAAATATTCAGACGATCAAATCAAACAGTACTCGATTTTTTATTCTCAATTCCAAAGAAAATCAGACGACAAATGAAGTGGCAGTTAACAAGGCATCTTTAAAGTTTGTAACAGATCACAAAAGAGGAAGCTTGGCAACAGTATTGAATGTGATGAGTGATTGTAATCTCAATTTGACAAAAATTCAGTCGTTACCTGTTATTGATAAACCATGGAAATATTCCTTTTTTGTAGATGTAACATTCGAAGAGTATGAAGATTTTGGGAAAGCGATTTCAATAATGAAAATAATGGCATTGGAATTAAAAATATTAGGAGAGTATAAAAATAATAAAGGATAA
- a CDS encoding pyridoxal phosphate-dependent aminotransferase, with translation MMQTAKRLETVEEYYFSTKLREVRALAAAGKPILNMAIGSPDLAPPKEVIESIQESLYQEGAHKYQSYQGLPELRKAMADFYQNKYAVSLDPNHEILPLMGSKEGIMHISMAYLNEGDEVLVPNPGYPTYTSVTKLVGAKPLFYDLNEAGGWEPDLDFLEKKYNLSKVKIMWVNYPHMPTGAAGSKELFEKLIRFAKKHAILLVNDNPYSFVLNESPLSILSVDGAKEVALELNSLSKTFNMAGWRIGKVMGAKEKIEAILKVKSNMDSGMFQGIQRGAITALHLSEEWYHSMNAIYSERRKLIWSLASSLGCTYDINATGMFVWAKLPKGVDAVDFIDRILYENSIFITPGDVFGSNGKGYIRFSLCINEESIKEAMKRLQVAV, from the coding sequence ATAATGCAAACAGCCAAACGATTAGAAACGGTAGAAGAATACTACTTTTCTACAAAGCTTAGAGAAGTGCGAGCACTGGCAGCAGCAGGTAAACCGATACTCAATATGGCTATCGGAAGTCCTGATCTGGCTCCGCCAAAAGAAGTTATAGAGTCGATACAGGAATCCCTGTATCAAGAAGGAGCACATAAGTATCAGAGTTATCAGGGCTTGCCGGAACTTCGAAAAGCAATGGCTGATTTTTATCAGAATAAGTATGCAGTCTCTTTGGATCCGAACCATGAAATTTTGCCCTTAATGGGGTCAAAAGAAGGGATTATGCATATCTCTATGGCGTACCTTAATGAAGGGGATGAGGTGTTAGTCCCTAATCCGGGATACCCTACATATACTTCTGTAACCAAATTAGTAGGAGCTAAACCTCTGTTTTATGATTTGAATGAAGCAGGGGGATGGGAGCCGGATTTGGATTTTCTGGAAAAGAAATATAACCTCTCAAAAGTAAAAATTATGTGGGTTAATTACCCTCATATGCCTACAGGGGCTGCTGGAAGTAAAGAGTTGTTTGAAAAACTGATCAGGTTTGCAAAAAAACATGCCATTCTTTTAGTAAATGACAACCCTTACAGTTTTGTGTTAAATGAATCTCCTCTAAGTATATTGTCAGTTGATGGAGCAAAAGAAGTGGCGCTCGAATTAAATTCTCTGAGTAAAACATTCAATATGGCTGGGTGGAGAATCGGTAAAGTAATGGGGGCAAAAGAAAAGATAGAAGCGATTCTAAAAGTAAAAAGTAACATGGATAGTGGAATGTTTCAGGGGATTCAGCGAGGTGCGATCACAGCGCTTCACTTGTCGGAAGAATGGTATCATTCTATGAATGCTATTTATAGCGAAAGAAGAAAATTAATTTGGTCATTGGCGTCTTCTTTAGGGTGTACCTATGATATAAATGCAACAGGGATGTTTGTATGGGCTAAATTACCAAAAGGAGTAGATGCAGTAGACTTTATAGATAGAATACTCTATGAAAACAGCATTTTTATAACCCCGGGAGATGTTTTTGGGAGTAATGGCAAAGGATATATTCGCTTTTCCTTATGCATTAATGAAGAAAGTATAAAAGAAGCGATGAAACGGTTACAGGTGGCAGTATGA
- a CDS encoding prephenate dehydrogenase, whose product MKVFVIGIGLIGGSMAIDIKAAFNDAIIYGVDSNKEHIEQALNLGLIDQAATNVQLKEAEVVILTTPVDIAVRLLPDVLDEINEECLVFDAGSTKKNLCEVVAEHPRRRNYLATHPIAGTEFSGPKAAIANLYRGKTNIICEVEKTAFKLQEKAMEIFNRLGMRIRYMDAASHDKHIAYVSHLSHISSFMLGKTVIEKEKNERDIFDMAGSGFASTVRLAKSSPAMWTPIFEQNKDNVIETLEEYIANLEKFKKNIEEDKFPEIYKEMKETNHIKTILKGIN is encoded by the coding sequence ATGAAAGTATTTGTAATAGGAATAGGACTTATTGGAGGGTCCATGGCAATTGATATAAAAGCAGCTTTTAATGATGCAATAATTTATGGAGTTGATAGTAACAAAGAGCATATAGAGCAAGCACTGAATTTAGGCTTGATTGATCAGGCGGCAACGAATGTTCAGTTGAAGGAGGCAGAGGTAGTTATTCTGACAACTCCTGTTGATATAGCAGTTCGCTTATTACCCGATGTATTAGATGAAATAAACGAGGAATGTTTGGTGTTTGATGCAGGATCTACAAAGAAGAATTTATGTGAGGTAGTGGCAGAACATCCCAGAAGAAGAAACTATTTGGCTACCCATCCGATAGCAGGAACAGAATTTTCCGGACCCAAAGCAGCTATTGCAAATCTCTACCGAGGAAAAACAAATATTATTTGTGAGGTAGAAAAGACAGCATTTAAACTGCAAGAAAAAGCGATGGAGATTTTTAATAGATTGGGAATGAGAATTCGATATATGGATGCAGCTTCACATGATAAACATATTGCCTATGTTTCACACCTGTCGCATATTAGTTCGTTTATGTTGGGGAAAACAGTGATAGAAAAAGAAAAAAATGAGAGAGATATCTTTGATATGGCAGGAAGTGGGTTCGCTTCTACAGTGAGGCTGGCGAAAAGCTCTCCGGCAATGTGGACACCGATTTTCGAACAAAATAAAGACAATGTGATAGAGACATTGGAAGAATATATAGCAAATCTGGAGAAATTTAAAAAAAATATAGAAGAAGATAAGTTTCCTGAGATCTATAAAGAAATGAAAGAAACCAACCACATAAAGACAATTTTAAAAGGAATTAACTGA
- a CDS encoding bifunctional 3-deoxy-7-phosphoheptulonate synthase/chorismate mutase type II — MENKKELRTWLDDYNLAHPLVIGGPCSAETEEQVLKIAHQLKDTDATVLRAGIWKPRTRPGNFEGVGALGLKWLQRAKEETGMKIATEVANPHHVELALKHDVDVLWIGARSTVSPFIVQDIADACKGIDNPVLIKNPINPDLSLWLGAVERFYTADVKNLGVIHRGFSTYEKTKYRNIPEWQIPIDLQNRFPDLPLILDPSHIAGRRDLIFDLCQTALDLNFDGLIVETHYDPDNAWSDAKQQITPETLVQIMKDLRIRKEVGENESYQKALDKLRAKIDVADNQLLEIMAKRMKISDEIGKVKAKQNVAILQSKRWNEILGRMILEGEEHGLSEEFILRIYKAIHQESINHQKNISKVQTA, encoded by the coding sequence ATGGAGAATAAAAAGGAATTAAGGACTTGGTTAGATGATTACAATCTGGCGCATCCATTAGTGATAGGAGGTCCTTGTAGTGCAGAGACAGAAGAACAAGTACTAAAAATAGCCCACCAGCTCAAGGATACCGATGCTACAGTGCTTAGAGCAGGAATCTGGAAGCCGAGAACACGCCCAGGAAACTTTGAAGGAGTAGGAGCGTTAGGGTTGAAATGGCTGCAAAGAGCCAAAGAAGAGACAGGGATGAAAATTGCGACAGAGGTAGCGAATCCACACCATGTAGAGCTTGCATTAAAGCACGATGTTGATGTGTTGTGGATAGGAGCCAGAAGTACAGTATCTCCCTTTATAGTACAGGATATTGCCGATGCGTGCAAAGGGATTGATAACCCTGTCTTAATAAAAAATCCGATCAATCCAGATCTGTCATTATGGTTAGGAGCTGTAGAGCGTTTTTATACAGCGGATGTCAAAAATCTGGGAGTAATACACAGAGGGTTTTCTACCTATGAAAAAACCAAATATAGAAATATCCCAGAGTGGCAGATACCGATTGATTTACAAAATAGATTTCCTGATTTGCCTCTGATTCTTGACCCGTCTCACATTGCCGGTAGAAGAGATCTGATTTTCGATCTATGCCAGACAGCATTGGACCTTAATTTTGACGGCTTGATTGTAGAGACACATTATGATCCGGATAATGCATGGAGTGATGCAAAACAACAAATAACACCAGAAACCTTAGTTCAAATTATGAAAGATCTTAGAATACGAAAAGAAGTAGGGGAGAATGAATCGTACCAGAAAGCATTAGATAAGTTGCGGGCAAAAATAGATGTGGCGGATAATCAGCTACTCGAAATTATGGCCAAACGGATGAAAATATCGGATGAAATAGGAAAGGTAAAAGCAAAACAAAATGTGGCGATCCTGCAGTCCAAAAGATGGAATGAAATACTGGGAAGAATGATTCTGGAAGGAGAAGAACATGGACTGAGTGAAGAATTCATTTTGAGAATTTATAAAGCAATTCACCAGGAGTCTATTAATCATCAGAAAAATATATCAAAAGTACAGACTGCATAA
- the rsgA gene encoding ribosome small subunit-dependent GTPase A: MTGTVYKSTGSWYTVKTDNGKVYECRIKGKFRIKGIKNTNPVSVGDRVGFSVEKNTEENRGIIERIEERTNYIIRKSVNLSKQTHIIASNIDTVFLIITLNNPPTFPAFIDRFLVTAEAYGIKAVLLFNKIDVYDEEELLEVKYLAALYRKIGYECIGISAKTGKNIAKVKNLMKDKVSVFSGHSGVGKSTLVNAIEPGLSLKTAEISDQHQQGQHTTTFAEMFDLSFGARIIDTPGIKGFGVVDIEKEELGDYFPEFFELKPMCKFNNCLHINEPKCAVKEALEREEIAWSRYKSYLQILEGEEEHYRKNNYSED; encoded by the coding sequence ATGACAGGTACTGTTTATAAATCTACAGGAAGTTGGTATACCGTTAAAACAGATAACGGGAAAGTGTATGAGTGTAGAATTAAAGGAAAATTTAGAATCAAAGGAATAAAAAACACGAACCCGGTTTCAGTTGGGGATCGGGTCGGGTTTTCTGTCGAAAAAAATACGGAAGAAAATAGAGGGATTATAGAAAGGATTGAGGAACGAACCAATTATATAATTCGCAAATCAGTAAACCTTTCCAAACAAACCCATATTATTGCTTCTAATATTGATACTGTTTTTTTGATTATTACATTGAATAACCCTCCAACGTTTCCTGCATTTATCGATCGCTTTTTAGTAACAGCAGAAGCATATGGAATTAAAGCAGTGCTGTTGTTTAATAAGATAGATGTCTATGACGAAGAAGAACTGTTAGAAGTAAAATACCTGGCTGCGCTTTACAGAAAAATAGGATATGAATGTATCGGCATATCTGCTAAAACAGGAAAAAACATAGCCAAAGTTAAAAACCTGATGAAGGATAAGGTTAGTGTTTTTTCAGGGCATAGTGGAGTGGGGAAATCTACATTGGTAAACGCGATAGAACCGGGACTTTCTTTAAAGACAGCAGAAATTAGTGATCAACATCAGCAGGGACAGCATACGACTACTTTTGCAGAAATGTTTGATTTGAGTTTTGGGGCTCGTATTATTGATACTCCGGGAATTAAAGGGTTTGGAGTAGTAGATATTGAAAAGGAAGAATTAGGAGATTATTTTCCTGAGTTTTTCGAACTAAAACCTATGTGTAAGTTTAATAACTGCTTGCATATTAATGAACCAAAATGTGCTGTAAAGGAGGCGTTGGAAAGAGAAGAAATTGCCTGGTCGAGATATAAGAGTTACCTTCAGATACTAGAAGGAGAAGAAGAGCATTACCGAAAAAATAATTATTCAGAAGACTAA
- the dtd gene encoding D-aminoacyl-tRNA deacylase, giving the protein MRVVIQRVKNASVEVDKELVSEIGQGLLILVGIEEQDTEEDAVWLSGKITRLRVFEDDKGVMNRSVKEIDGDIILVSQFTLHASTKKGNRPSYIKAARPETAIPLYENLLKLLKLDLGKPVGSGVFGADMKVALVNDGPVTITIDTKNKE; this is encoded by the coding sequence ATGAGAGTAGTAATTCAGCGAGTAAAAAATGCCTCCGTAGAAGTTGATAAAGAACTAGTTTCGGAAATAGGGCAAGGGCTATTAATTCTTGTAGGAATAGAAGAACAAGACACAGAAGAAGATGCAGTATGGCTATCAGGAAAAATTACACGTCTTCGAGTTTTTGAGGATGATAAAGGTGTTATGAACCGAAGTGTAAAGGAAATTGATGGAGATATTATTCTGGTTAGCCAGTTTACCTTACATGCAAGTACGAAAAAAGGGAATAGACCGAGTTATATCAAAGCTGCAAGACCAGAAACTGCAATCCCGTTATATGAAAATCTACTGAAACTACTGAAATTAGATTTGGGGAAACCGGTTGGTTCAGGAGTTTTTGGGGCAGATATGAAAGTCGCTCTCGTCAACGATGGTCCGGTGACGATTACTATTGATACAAAAAACAAAGAATAA
- a CDS encoding nucleotide pyrophosphohydrolase yields the protein MNIQNAQKAVDEWIKNHGVRYFNELTNMAQLTEEVGEVARIIARRYGEQSEKESDKNKDLGEELADVLFVVLCLANQTGIDLQASFDKKLDIKTKRDHERHHNNEKLK from the coding sequence ATGAATATTCAAAATGCACAAAAAGCGGTTGATGAATGGATCAAGAATCACGGCGTAAGATATTTTAATGAATTGACCAATATGGCTCAGTTGACAGAAGAGGTAGGAGAAGTTGCAAGGATTATTGCGCGACGATATGGAGAACAAAGTGAAAAAGAGAGTGATAAAAACAAAGATTTAGGAGAAGAGTTAGCTGATGTGTTGTTCGTGGTTTTGTGTTTGGCTAATCAGACAGGAATAGATCTGCAGGCTTCTTTCGATAAAAAATTAGATATAAAGACCAAGAGAGATCACGAGCGTCATCATAATAATGAGAAACTGAAATAA
- a CDS encoding 3-phosphoshikimate 1-carboxyvinyltransferase: MDVRLDCISNIENKELKITGSKSESNRLLILQALYPEITIRNLSNSDDSKVMQKALQSTGEEVDIHHAGTAMRFLTAYFACKEGREVLLTGSKRMKQRPIKVLVEALRQLGCDIEYEGEEGYPPLRIKGSIPNSNEVSLKADVSSQYISALMLIAPSLPEGLKICLLGKVTSVPYINMTISLLRDIGVVASFDGNNIQISHKKEIAPVSLVVESDWSSASYFYSIVALSDNRSVSLGSYKDHSYQGDASLAEIYRQLGVETIFSEHQITLKKTDTLTREIKALDLSNSPDIAQTIAVTCFGLGLGCYLTGLHTLKIKETDRLEALKTEIEKLGGKVEVTNDTLKLFPTENVLENITINTYDDHRMAMAFAPLALRKSIQIHEAEVVSKSYPDFWSDLNELGFKVSEI; this comes from the coding sequence ATGGATGTAAGATTAGATTGTATATCAAATATAGAAAATAAAGAGCTGAAGATTACAGGATCCAAAAGTGAGTCAAACAGACTTTTAATCTTACAGGCATTATACCCGGAAATCACCATACGTAATTTATCGAATAGTGATGATTCAAAAGTAATGCAAAAAGCATTGCAAAGCACAGGAGAAGAAGTAGATATTCACCATGCCGGAACTGCTATGCGTTTTTTAACAGCTTATTTTGCATGTAAGGAGGGAAGAGAAGTATTGCTTACCGGAAGCAAAAGAATGAAGCAACGACCAATAAAAGTATTAGTTGAAGCGTTGCGACAATTGGGATGTGATATTGAGTACGAAGGAGAGGAAGGATACCCGCCATTACGGATAAAAGGAAGTATTCCTAATTCTAATGAAGTGTCCTTGAAAGCCGATGTAAGTAGTCAGTATATTTCTGCATTAATGCTAATAGCACCTTCCTTGCCAGAAGGGTTAAAGATATGCTTGTTAGGGAAAGTGACTTCCGTACCCTATATAAATATGACAATTAGTTTGCTTAGAGATATTGGAGTAGTAGCTTCTTTTGATGGAAATAATATTCAGATATCTCATAAAAAAGAAATAGCGCCGGTATCATTAGTTGTCGAATCGGATTGGAGTTCTGCCTCCTACTTTTATAGTATTGTAGCATTATCAGATAATCGATCAGTATCGTTAGGGAGTTATAAGGATCACAGCTATCAGGGAGATGCATCATTGGCTGAGATTTATCGGCAATTAGGAGTGGAAACAATTTTTTCTGAGCATCAGATAACCCTAAAAAAAACGGATACGCTAACGCGGGAGATTAAAGCACTTGATTTGTCCAATTCTCCAGACATAGCGCAGACAATTGCAGTTACCTGTTTTGGGTTGGGACTAGGGTGCTATTTAACGGGATTACACACCTTAAAGATAAAAGAAACAGATAGGTTGGAAGCGCTAAAGACAGAAATAGAAAAGCTGGGAGGAAAGGTAGAAGTGACAAATGATACCTTAAAATTATTTCCGACAGAAAATGTATTAGAGAATATTACGATTAATACCTATGATGATCATCGAATGGCGATGGCATTTGCTCCCTTAGCATTGAGGAAGTCGATACAGATTCACGAAGCAGAAGTAGTCTCTAAATCATATCCTGACTTTTGGTCAGATCTAAATGAATTAGGCTTTAAAGTTTCAGAGATTTAA
- the queA gene encoding tRNA preQ1(34) S-adenosylmethionine ribosyltransferase-isomerase QueA, translating to MKLSHFNFNLPKELLAEYPAENRDESRLMVLNRKEQKIEHKQFKDLIDYFEPNDVMVLNNTKVFPARLYGNKEKTGARIEVFLLRELNSETRLWDVLVDPARKIRIGNKLYFGDDESLVAEVIDNTTSRGRTLRFLYDGSYDEFRQKLTDLGETPLPKYIKRETEPEDEERYQTIYAKNEGAVAAPTAGLHFSKHLMKRLEIKGVDFSEITLHVGLGTFNPVEVEDLSKHKMDSEEAYITAKAAEVINAGIKNKRRICAVGTTVMRALESSVSSEKTLNEFRGWTNKFIFPPYDFSIANSMITNFHTPKSTLLMMVSAFAGHDLIKEAYEEAVKEKYKFYSYGDAMLIL from the coding sequence ATGAAGTTATCACATTTCAATTTCAATCTCCCAAAAGAGCTATTGGCTGAGTATCCGGCAGAAAACAGAGACGAGTCTCGTTTGATGGTTTTAAATAGAAAGGAGCAAAAAATAGAACATAAACAGTTTAAGGATCTTATTGATTATTTCGAGCCAAATGATGTTATGGTACTTAATAATACAAAGGTATTCCCTGCTAGATTATATGGGAACAAAGAAAAAACTGGAGCGAGAATTGAAGTGTTTCTTCTTAGAGAGTTAAACTCAGAAACTCGTTTATGGGATGTATTGGTAGATCCTGCTAGAAAAATACGAATAGGAAATAAACTGTATTTCGGGGATGATGAGAGTCTGGTAGCAGAGGTTATTGATAATACAACTTCCAGAGGACGTACATTGAGATTTTTATATGATGGTTCTTATGATGAGTTTAGGCAGAAGTTAACCGATTTAGGAGAGACACCACTTCCTAAATATATAAAAAGAGAAACAGAGCCTGAAGATGAAGAAAGATATCAGACAATTTATGCAAAAAATGAAGGAGCAGTAGCAGCACCTACTGCAGGATTGCATTTCTCTAAACACTTGATGAAACGTCTGGAGATAAAAGGAGTGGATTTTTCTGAGATAACATTACATGTAGGACTAGGAACTTTTAACCCTGTAGAGGTAGAAGATCTTTCCAAACATAAAATGGATAGTGAAGAAGCTTATATTACTGCAAAGGCAGCCGAGGTTATAAATGCAGGTATAAAGAACAAAAGAAGAATTTGTGCCGTAGGAACAACTGTGATGAGAGCTTTGGAAAGCTCAGTATCTTCTGAGAAAACATTAAATGAATTTAGAGGATGGACGAATAAGTTTATCTTTCCTCCTTATGATTTTAGTATTGCTAATAGTATGATTACTAATTTTCATACACCAAAATCAACGCTTCTAATGATGGTTTCTGCATTTGCAGGGCACGATTTGATAAAAGAAGCCTATGAAGAAGCCGTAAAAGAGAAGTATAAATTTTACTCTTATGGAGATGCAATGTTAATATTGTAA